A segment of the Zingiber officinale cultivar Zhangliang chromosome 8B, Zo_v1.1, whole genome shotgun sequence genome:
CCCCTAACTTATTTTAAATcgattcatttaatttaattaaatttgatctaAGCAAAATCAATCAATTTCAACTTCAACTAATCTAGTCCTTATCTTCGCAGTTCCTAGTTGAATTTTATTCTACCCCAATTCAATTTTAAATCAGCATATTCATTTCTTGTTTAAtgatttatttagtttatttgtttatttttaaaaaataattatatatatatatatatatatatagaaagtcgGGATGGGCTATAGCCCTGGATCGGAGGATCGGACTGGTCTAGCCATCTCTGGCTATAAATGGATTAACTAAATAGGTTCCTACGATGTTAAATATGACTACTGAGTATTTGTGGTGCTCAATTATTGGCCATTTACTGTGATGCCTAAATCAAGAAATAGTTCGCATTGGattattttaaagtaaaaaaGAGTCTACCAAACATGACCTAATAAATGAGTACTACAATTCTTAAATGTTGATCAGTAGAGATCCTTGGGCTTCTTCAATTCCCTTACTCATTTGGCCCATACCACGAACCATCTTAAATTTGCAGTTTTGCCATccccaaattagatttaaaaactCAGATCAAATCAATCCTTATCGAAGAATATCTCCTCAATTatcaaaaaagaaagaaagaaaagcaaaaaaACTACAACCGTAAACTTCGTGCTGACATAACTCGATTTTGTGTAAATGGATTCATCATTTCTCTCCCGTCCGTCAGTCAATTAATTATTAGATGCGAACGCGATGTCACATTTTGGGAAGCGGAGAAGCATCTAGTTCCAATCGTATCAATGAATAACTAATCTAAGCACTCAACTCCATACCTAATCAGTGGCGGGCGGGCGGCGGCGCGCGGCGGGAGGTCGCAAGCTAAGTGAGGGAGGGAAATGCATACCCATTTAGTTTTAGTTAAGCCTCGAACGAACACCTGTAATAACTCCTATAATTCCATCCGCTTCTTTTGTATTGTCTAGGATCACGCGCAGCTCAGCTGTCGGGCGACAGTGGAGGTGAGAGAGACCAGTCGAACTGTACGACTACCACTGCTCTGCTCGCTGGTTTAGTCCTGGTTCTTCATCAAAGTTGCTAGCCATTGAGTTGAGGATGGAGGTACGAGTGCGATAGCAAGAGAGGTAGGCGTGTCGAGGGCGGAATGGCGGAGACGGAGTCGAGGGTACACTCAGCTTCGCTCAGCCACCACTACACACTCCGAACTAAAGACAAAAGGtactctttttcttttcttttttttttctttgatttcaatttggatgtattttttttttttttgctatttctgCGTGCGTCGATTACAGGAGCGACAGAAGAATCTTTGATggaggaaaaaaaattataggCAATAGTTAAGCATCGACTCCTCCTCTCTCACGCCTGCCTCAGTGGTCCACGCGAGGCCAACGCGCACCTCGCcctcttctcacctttttcctcCTCCTTGCGCAAAATTCTCTGCTTTGGGCCGACCATGGAGCGCTGGGAGCCGGCGGCGGAGCAGCAGAGGAGGAGCCAGAAGGAGAGGGCGGGCGCGAAGGAGGTGGCGACGGGCGCGTACGCGAACGGGGACGAGGAGGACGGGGAGGCAGCGCCCGGCGGCGGGGTGGAGGAGGACAAGAAGCGGCGGCCGTCGATGTCGTCGAAGAGGGGGTCGGGGAGCGGAGGGGCGTCGCCGCCTTGCTGCCAGGCCGAGAAGTGCTCGGCCGATCTGGCGGAGGCGAAGCGGTACTACCGGCGGCACAAGGTGTGCGAGGCGCATTCGAAGGCCGCCGTCGTCATCGTCTCCGGGCTTCGACAGAGGTTCTGTCAGCAATGCAGCAGGTCGCCCCTGTTCCATCCTCTGCTCTGAACTTTTTTTCTTGTGGGAAGGAAAAGCAACAGCTTTACCTTGGGGATTCGTATAATTTTGTCATGATTCTTGCTCACTGACAAATTTAGTCTTAATTTTCTTGCTTACTCTCTTGTTACTTTAGCTAATCGATTTATCTTAAGAGAGGCGATTTCACTAAATTAAAAATTGCAgtcttttatagctacctcatcGTTGTCTATTGAATATAACACTATTTCTCTTCTTATGTTCTCTGAAGCAGAAGAACATCTACGCGCTTCATGAAAGGAGACAAAACTAGCTTGTTTTCAACCTGTTCTCAGAAAACCAAAGAGTGTCAATTTACTTTTCCATATTGTGACATGAAAAGCACTTATGATGCAATTTAGCTAAAGCTCGTCATGTCCTCTCTTAATGTGTTCTCTTGCCACAGAATATCGTTCATCTTCTCATCCAACAATGTTCTCCTCAGCTTGTAGAAGCTTGATATTTGCAGTTGCTTTCGATTTTAGCCTTGTAATACGTCATAGGCATTAATCTATATAACTAAAATTGGAAAGTGTGCTATAAACTGAATGCAGTACTTTTTTGAGGTTTTATATTATAGGTCCAGACTCCAGAGTTATATATATGTGCTAAACTAAGTGCCTTAATTTACATATATCATTGATTCCAATATAATTTGTGTGCAGATTCCATGAGCTATCGGAGTTTGATGACTCCAAGAGGAGCTGCCGTCGGCGTTTGGCCGGTCACAACGAGCGTCGCAGAAAGAGCTCCTCTGAGGGGATCAGCTCATCAGACGGGAGGATCCAGACAAGTGAATCTTCTGGTGGCCGCTTCCAGATATGAACAACCCCTCCATTGAATGGAAGCATGCTCTCTCTCTTCTGTCATGCTATGTCTTTCTCTTATCTACTACGTACGTACTAAGTGTTGCTAGATTTCTCAGCGACATAAACTCGCATAATCTAAGCACACTAGCATATGATCAGCTGGTTTGATAATTGTGTATATAATTATCGATTATCTTGTGATGACATATTGAGACTTGAAGTTGTTATATATTGGCGCTCTATATTCACCTTTTACTTCCCTTGTTGGCATCCT
Coding sequences within it:
- the LOC122017646 gene encoding squamosa promoter-binding protein 1-like gives rise to the protein MERWEPAAEQQRRSQKERAGAKEVATGAYANGDEEDGEAAPGGGVEEDKKRRPSMSSKRGSGSGGASPPCCQAEKCSADLAEAKRYYRRHKVCEAHSKAAVVIVSGLRQRFCQQCSRFHELSEFDDSKRSCRRRLAGHNERRRKSSSEGISSSDGRIQTSESSGGRFQI